A part of Cystobacter ferrugineus genomic DNA contains:
- a CDS encoding ABC transporter permease: MLRNLRELYQYRGLLLSLTQRELKARYRNSVLGFLWTFLNPMLQMAVYTLLFSVYMRQKLEAYTFFVFVGLLPWIWFSSSLSAGASSISDRRDLLTKVRFPAQVLPATVVVTNLINYLLSLPLMILLGMFFGRWPTWHIVAFPAVLLIQLCVTLALSYLLSALNVFFRDLQQIVTNLLTLWFFVTPIFYQSLTIPAHVRTLAVLLNPMAVMITSYQAIFYEQRLPDAGPLLLWMAIAFMLLMFASVLFERRREEFAEFV; the protein is encoded by the coding sequence ATGCTTCGCAACCTCCGAGAGCTCTACCAGTACCGGGGTCTGCTCCTGAGTCTGACCCAGCGCGAACTCAAGGCGCGCTACCGCAACTCGGTGCTCGGGTTCCTGTGGACGTTCCTCAACCCGATGTTGCAGATGGCCGTCTACACGCTGCTCTTCTCCGTCTACATGCGGCAGAAGCTCGAGGCCTACACGTTCTTCGTGTTCGTGGGCCTGCTGCCGTGGATCTGGTTCTCCAGTTCGCTGAGCGCGGGGGCCAGCTCCATCAGTGATCGCAGGGATCTGCTCACCAAGGTGCGCTTCCCGGCGCAGGTGCTCCCGGCCACCGTGGTGGTCACCAACCTCATCAACTACCTGCTGTCGCTGCCGTTGATGATCCTGCTGGGCATGTTCTTCGGCCGCTGGCCCACCTGGCACATCGTGGCCTTCCCGGCGGTGCTGCTCATCCAGTTGTGCGTGACGCTGGCGCTCTCCTACCTGCTGTCCGCGCTCAACGTCTTCTTCCGGGACCTGCAGCAGATCGTCACCAACCTGCTGACGCTCTGGTTCTTCGTCACTCCCATCTTCTACCAGTCCCTCACCATTCCCGCGCACGTGCGCACGCTGGCCGTGCTGCTCAACCCCATGGCGGTGATGATCACCTCCTACCAGGCCATCTTCTACGAGCAGCGCCTGCCCGACGCGGGGCCCCTGCTGCTGTGGATG